The sequence below is a genomic window from Streptomyces sp. B21-105.
CGCGCCGCCCTGCTGCGCCTTGCGCGGCTGGCGCTCCTTCGCCGGGGTCGGCTGAGCGCGCCCGCGCGTGCTGTTGACCGTGCGGCCGCGGACGATCCCGATGAAGTCCTCGACGAGGTCGGTGGTCGCCTCCTCGGGCCAGGCGAGCGCGACCTGTGATCCGGGGGCGTCGACGACCGTGCGGTAGGTCAGGTCGCGGCGATGGTGCAGGCGGGCCAGGGACTGCGGCACCACCAGGACGCCGATGTTCGCCGCGACCAGCTCGATCGCGTCCTCGGTGGTCGCGGGCCGTTCGAACGCAGGCTCGCCGGGCGGCCGGTCCCAGCCGAGGACGTCGTCGAGGGGATGCAGGACCACCTCGTCGGCGAGGTCGTCCAGGGTGATCTCCTCCGCGGCGGTGATCACATGGTCCCTGGGGACCACGGCGACGGTCGCCTCCGTGTAGAGGGGGATCGCGCTGAGCACCGTCCGGTCGACGGGGAGGCGCACCAGGGCCGCGTCGGCGACACCGTCGCGCAGGGCGTCGGCGGCCTCGGCGGGGGTGACCTGGACGAGGGTGAGGGGGACGTCGGGCAGGCGCTCCGCCCAGATCCGCACCCACTTGGCGGGCGTCACTCCGGGGACGTACGCGAGCCGGAACGAGGGGGAGTCCGCCGAGTCGGTCATCCCGCCAGGCTACCGGCTGTGGTCGGCGCTCTCGTCGGCGGCCGATACCCTGGACGGCATGAAGTCGCAGCAGAACACCCAGACGATGAAGGCCGCCACCGCGGCGAAGAAGCTGGGTGTGTACCTCCCCGCCACGCCCGCCGAGTTCCAGGACGGCGACGTCTCGCGCGCCGAGCTGAACGAGCTGCAGGCGAACCCGCCCGCGTGGCTGGTGAAGCTGCGCGAGAGCGGTCCGCACCCCCGTCCGGTGGTCGCGGCCAAGCTGGGCGTCTCCATCGCGGGGCTGGCCCGGGGCGGGGTGACGGAGGCGCTGACCTCCGAGCAGATCGACGCGCTGAAGGAAGCGAAGCCGGACTGGCTGGAGAAGGAACGCGCCACGCAGGCCGAGGTCCGCAAGGAGACCGCGCGCATCAAGAAGCGGGACGCCGAACGGGCCGAGGGCTGACGCTGCCCTTCTCCGCACCGGCCTTCTCCGCACCGGGCCTCGCCCCCGCGCCGTCGCGTTGACTACCATCTGGGCAGGTTCACCGACGTGGGTGTTTCGAGGTTGCTGGGGGTTGGGATGGTTGCTGGTCGTGTGGTGCGCTTCGACAGCCAGCGGGGTTACGGGTTCATCGCTCCCGACGACGGCGGGGAGGATGTCTTCCTGCACGTCAACGACATGCTGATGCCCGAGTCCCAGGTGCGCCGGGGCATCGTGGTGGAGTTCGAGATCGAGGACGGCGAGCGCGGCCCCAAGGCGTCCGGGGTGCGGCTCGCGCGCGGCGAGGACGGCAAGCCCCTCGCCGCGGACGACGACGTCCTGTGCGACGTCCTCAGCACGGAGGAGTTCGTCCGGGACGTGACCGAGGCGCTGCTGACGGCGGCCCCGTCGCTCACCGGCGAGCAGATCGTGCAGGTGCGGACCGGGCTGGCTCAGTTCGCCAAGAACCATGGCTGGGTCGAGGGCTGACCCGGCCGGGCCGACGCGGCCGACGCGGTTGCCCACAAGTCCTCGACCGGGCTCTTCCCCAGGTCGACGCCCGTAAGGGCCCGTTGTCAGTGCCCTCCTCTACAGTTCCCGTCACTTGATCATTGCGGGTGCGGGAGGCACGCATGGGGTGGGTGTCGGTCGGCGACTACGAAGTCGCCCTCGAGGACGGCAAGGTGGTGTGCCGCAACGCGGCCGGACGGCGATTGAAGGTCGTGCCGCCGAAGATCACCGACGATCCGGCGGTGGTGGGTCTGCGTCAGCTCACCGAGTGGCTGGAAAGGCACGAACGCCAGTGCCTGGCCGACGTCGAGCGGTGGATGGTGCGTTCGCTGCCGGTGCCGTTCGAGGCCGTCGCGCGGGTGTGGCCCGACCCCGCCTGGCAGGCCGCCCTGCGCGACCTGGTCGTCACCGGGGCCGACGGCGAGGTCGCGGGGTTCCTGCGGGACGCCGATGTGGAGCGCGGCCTCGGCCTGGTCGACTTGGACGGCGACACCGTGCGCATCGTCCCCGACCTGGTCCGTCTCCCGCACCCCGTGCTCCTCGAAGACCTTGAGGAGCTGCGGGA
It includes:
- a CDS encoding LysR family substrate-binding domain-containing protein, whose product is MTDSADSPSFRLAYVPGVTPAKWVRIWAERLPDVPLTLVQVTPAEAADALRDGVADAALVRLPVDRTVLSAIPLYTEATVAVVPRDHVITAAEEITLDDLADEVVLHPLDDVLGWDRPPGEPAFERPATTEDAIELVAANIGVLVVPQSLARLHHRRDLTYRTVVDAPGSQVALAWPEEATTDLVEDFIGIVRGRTVNSTRGRAQPTPAKERQPRKAQQGGAPRKTGGGAGAARGRSGGAKSGGGGRSGGGTKGGAGRRGTGGGKPRRRS
- a CDS encoding DUF5997 family protein — translated: MKSQQNTQTMKAATAAKKLGVYLPATPAEFQDGDVSRAELNELQANPPAWLVKLRESGPHPRPVVAAKLGVSIAGLARGGVTEALTSEQIDALKEAKPDWLEKERATQAEVRKETARIKKRDAERAEG
- a CDS encoding cold-shock protein; its protein translation is MVAGRVVRFDSQRGYGFIAPDDGGEDVFLHVNDMLMPESQVRRGIVVEFEIEDGERGPKASGVRLARGEDGKPLAADDDVLCDVLSTEEFVRDVTEALLTAAPSLTGEQIVQVRTGLAQFAKNHGWVEG
- a CDS encoding DUF4132 domain-containing protein, which codes for MGWVSVGDYEVALEDGKVVCRNAAGRRLKVVPPKITDDPAVVGLRQLTEWLERHERQCLADVERWMVRSLPVPFEAVARVWPDPAWQAALRDLVVTGADGEVAGFLRDADVERGLGLVDLDGDTVRIVPDLVRLPHPVLLEDLEELREFAVELGVEQRAQQLFREVWRRPPALDAQDTAVEEYAGGAFKEQRFLHGRVTQLGYRVRGGHAVCSLLEDGRTVEARVWVGDYEGYEEAETGPLVFTDSAGRVLKLGQVGPVAWSEGMRMAAALYAGRDVEDEERAA